A section of the Campylobacter lanienae NCTC 13004 genome encodes:
- the rpsR gene encoding 30S ribosomal protein S18, producing the protein MAEKRKYSKKYCKFTEAKIDFIDYKDTALLKQCLSERFKIMPRRLTGTSKKHQEMVEKAIKRARHVALIPYIVDRKNVVTNPFEGL; encoded by the coding sequence ATGGCAGAAAAAAGAAAATATAGTAAAAAATATTGCAAATTCACAGAGGCAAAAATTGATTTTATAGATTATAAAGATACGGCACTTTTAAAACAATGCCTATCTGAAAGATTCAAAATTATGCCAAGACGCTTAACAGGTACAAGCAAAAAACATCAAGAAATGGTAGAAAAAGCGATAAAAAGGGCTAGACATGTTGCTCTTATACCATACATTGTAGATAGAAAAAATGTAGTTACAAACCCATTTGAAGGTCTATAA
- a CDS encoding single-stranded DNA-binding protein — MFNKVVLVGNLTRDIELRYIQSGTAVGSAGIAVNRKFSVNGEKRDETCFIDITFFGRQAEIANQYLNKGSKVLIEGRLKFDTWQDQNGQNRSKHSVVVENMEMLGGQQNQGGFNKDSEPNYNSGYPNNRSNSYQREDNSGYGREFNQNNRYQQNSNYNQKQQVEEPYQEKVPEIDLDADIKYDSKPSKSNFNDSSEDEIPF, encoded by the coding sequence ATGTTTAATAAAGTAGTTTTGGTAGGAAATTTAACTAGAGATATAGAGCTTAGATATATCCAAAGTGGCACCGCCGTAGGTAGCGCTGGTATAGCTGTTAATCGCAAATTTAGCGTTAATGGTGAAAAGAGAGATGAAACTTGCTTTATTGACATAACTTTTTTTGGTCGCCAAGCCGAAATAGCAAATCAATATCTAAATAAAGGTAGCAAAGTCTTAATAGAAGGAAGGCTAAAATTTGATACTTGGCAAGACCAAAACGGCCAAAATCGCTCTAAACACTCAGTAGTAGTAGAAAATATGGAGATGCTAGGCGGACAACAAAATCAAGGTGGATTTAACAAAGATAGTGAGCCAAACTACAATAGTGGATATCCTAATAACAGATCAAACTCATACCAAAGAGAAGATAATAGTGGATATGGGAGAGAATTTAACCAAAATAACAGATATCAACAAAATAGCAATTACAATCAAAAACAGCAAGTAGAAGAGCCTTATCAAGAAAAAGTCCCAGAGATAGATCTCGATGCTGATATAAAATATGATAGCAAACCAAGCAAATCAAATTTTAATGATAGTAGCGAAGATGAAATTCCATTTTAA
- the rpsF gene encoding 30S ribosomal protein S6 → MRHYELLFILKPTLTEDEVKVKADFIKEIITKNGGEIASVVEMGTRKLAYKIDKYERGTYFVIYFKAPTQLIAELVRNLRITEEVIRFLPVKYENKKEIAAWDKLSKGQKLTQPKKESKTEEKAAPQE, encoded by the coding sequence ATGAGACATTATGAGCTTTTATTCATCTTAAAACCAACACTTACAGAAGATGAAGTTAAAGTTAAGGCTGATTTCATTAAAGAGATCATTACAAAAAATGGTGGCGAAATTGCTAGTGTAGTTGAAATGGGAACACGCAAATTAGCTTATAAAATTGACAAATATGAGCGTGGAACATACTTCGTAATCTACTTCAAAGCACCAACTCAACTAATCGCTGAATTAGTAAGAAATTTAAGAATAACTGAAGAAGTTATTAGATTCTTACCTGTAAAATATGAAAACAAAAAAGAGATCGCAGCTTGGGACAAACTAAGCAAAGGTCAAAAATTAACCCAACCTAAAAAAGAGTCAAAAACAGAAGAAAAAGCAGCTCCTCAAGAGTAA
- the holA gene encoding DNA polymerase III subunit delta, with product MYKRDFITLLNSANIPNFFLLYGAESYQVEFYAKEILNKFNKDNMLSLYYDDYDFNLAISHLSEPSLFANSNLLHIKNDKKIPTKDTKELITQCQNNPNNIFIFELHEGDEKSISDLKKHFGSNFVRFFPPSTASEVNQILSNHAKILGLNIDSQSLLYIYNLQNENLYLSASELNKLANIANKFNLEEIKERVYALNGIGFDALFDKIISKKSINSDYFEFINDSSFNEISLLNMLFRAFHRLYLIHSYIKTNGKFDPKIVLGYTPPPQILNKLESQAISIKIDQYTKIFKFLNEIEFDLKCKNNIDKECYLLSALLNLQEILSQNSKF from the coding sequence ATGTATAAAAGAGATTTTATAACGCTTTTAAATTCTGCTAATATCCCAAATTTTTTCTTGCTTTATGGCGCTGAGAGCTATCAAGTTGAGTTTTACGCTAAAGAAATTTTAAATAAATTTAATAAAGATAATATGCTTAGCTTATACTATGATGATTATGATTTTAATCTTGCTATTTCGCATCTTAGCGAGCCTTCGCTATTTGCAAATTCAAATTTGTTACATATCAAAAATGACAAAAAAATCCCCACTAAAGATACAAAAGAGCTAATAACCCAATGCCAAAATAATCCAAATAATATATTTATCTTTGAACTACACGAAGGCGATGAAAAATCCATAAGCGATTTAAAAAAGCATTTTGGATCAAATTTTGTTAGATTCTTCCCGCCTAGCACTGCTTCAGAAGTCAATCAAATCCTATCTAATCACGCCAAAATCTTAGGCCTAAATATAGATAGTCAATCTCTTTTATACATTTATAACTTGCAAAATGAGAATCTATATCTTAGCGCTAGTGAGCTAAATAAACTCGCTAATATCGCAAATAAATTTAATCTTGAAGAGATAAAAGAGCGAGTTTATGCCTTAAACGGTATTGGATTTGATGCGCTTTTTGATAAAATCATTAGCAAAAAGAGTATTAATAGTGATTATTTTGAGTTTATAAATGATAGCTCATTTAATGAAATTTCGCTTTTAAATATGCTATTTAGGGCGTTTCATAGACTTTATCTGATACATAGTTATATAAAAACTAATGGCAAATTTGATCCAAAAATTGTCTTAGGATACACGCCTCCACCACAAATTTTAAATAAACTTGAATCCCAAGCAATATCTATAAAAATTGATCAATACACTAAAATATTTAAATTTTTAAATGAGATTGAATTTGATCTAAAGTGCAAAAACAACATAGACAAAGAGTGCTACCTACTCTCAGCCCTTTTAAATTTACAAGAAATTTTAAGTCAAAACAGCAAATTTTAA
- a CDS encoding RNB domain-containing ribonuclease produces the protein MRTFLTSLTTGIEAKFIKSSELEILRVLEQIKAVTKYKNRYYLNDGFVCGKLDISSNGTGFLYPYDSKFKQDLMIENRDLGGAHFGDIVLAKLTKFKKPRQKAAVVAVLLMANETSVVYTKKIGSVIMGVTIPNSITIALKASQKSLKELPLGTVLKINNLDNDIIEVLGVLSDANVDQKISMALYNKREIFPKIAINEAISFGNEVDKSMYPNRVDLTHLPFCTIDPVDAKDFDDAIYFDKHKNEIYIAIADVSEYVSPYSGIDKEARLRGFSIYFPHIAVPMLPRELSENICSLKPNCDRLAYLFKITLNSNLEAIKEDLISCVIHSKKRFNYDEVDSLLRGEFDCQDEIKEWLIPLFDLTQRLKEKRLKNGFDFHTLELRMSLDENNEIKSTKFEGSTPSHSLIEECMLLANKAAAKRLSKGIFRNHEPADIKKINALLDDLAALGIEAENHGDLVFLIAQIQAKASELNIREDVDKLIIKAQKRAEYSSSSRGHFGLGFEFYTHFTSPIRRYSDLLLHRILKAQNDPKISNYLMLGIDELCANLNILEREADKVAWDFMDRKFARWAAKNIGQTFKCFIEESTNQSIARLDDELKGARIFLSDFCEILTPVMVKITDVDIPTAKIIGKIVEILDV, from the coding sequence TTGAGAACATTTCTAACATCATTAACTACGGGTATAGAAGCTAAATTTATCAAATCAAGCGAACTTGAAATTTTAAGAGTATTAGAACAGATAAAAGCCGTTACAAAATATAAAAATCGATATTATCTCAATGACGGCTTTGTCTGTGGGAAACTAGATATATCTAGTAATGGAACTGGATTTTTATATCCGTACGATAGCAAATTTAAGCAAGATTTAATGATAGAAAATCGTGATTTAGGTGGGGCTCACTTTGGCGATATCGTTCTTGCTAAACTAACTAAATTTAAAAAACCACGCCAAAAAGCAGCCGTGGTGGCTGTATTGCTTATGGCAAATGAAACAAGTGTAGTGTATACCAAAAAAATTGGCTCCGTTATAATGGGCGTAACTATCCCAAACTCCATCACAATCGCCCTAAAAGCTAGTCAAAAATCCCTAAAAGAGCTTCCATTAGGCACTGTTTTAAAGATCAATAATTTAGATAATGATATTATAGAAGTCTTAGGCGTATTAAGCGATGCTAATGTAGATCAAAAAATCTCAATGGCACTATATAATAAGCGTGAAATTTTCCCAAAAATAGCTATAAATGAAGCCATTAGCTTTGGTAATGAGGTAGATAAAAGTATGTATCCTAATAGAGTTGATCTAACTCATTTGCCATTTTGTACCATTGATCCTGTTGATGCTAAGGATTTTGATGATGCGATATATTTTGATAAGCATAAAAATGAAATCTACATAGCTATCGCCGATGTCAGCGAATATGTAAGCCCATATAGCGGTATTGATAAAGAGGCTAGACTTAGGGGTTTTTCTATATATTTTCCACACATTGCTGTGCCGATGCTACCTCGTGAACTTAGCGAAAATATCTGCTCTTTAAAGCCAAATTGCGATAGACTCGCTTATCTTTTTAAAATTACTTTAAACTCAAATTTAGAAGCCATTAAAGAGGATTTAATAAGCTGTGTAATCCACTCTAAAAAAAGATTTAATTATGATGAAGTTGATAGCTTGCTTAGAGGCGAGTTTGATTGTCAAGACGAGATAAAAGAGTGGCTAATACCGCTTTTTGATCTCACACAAAGATTAAAAGAAAAACGGCTTAAAAATGGCTTTGATTTTCATACATTAGAGCTTAGAATGAGTCTTGATGAAAATAATGAGATTAAATCAACTAAATTTGAAGGCTCAACTCCATCACACTCTTTGATAGAAGAGTGTATGCTCCTAGCCAACAAAGCCGCAGCAAAAAGATTAAGCAAAGGGATATTTCGCAATCACGAACCAGCAGATATAAAAAAGATCAACGCACTCTTAGATGATCTCGCTGCCCTTGGTATAGAAGCCGAAAATCACGGCGATTTGGTCTTTTTGATAGCGCAAATTCAAGCCAAAGCAAGTGAGCTAAATATCAGAGAAGATGTCGATAAGCTCATCATAAAAGCACAAAAAAGAGCCGAGTATTCTAGTAGCTCTAGGGGGCATTTTGGGCTTGGGTTTGAGTTTTATACGCATTTTACTAGCCCTATTCGCAGATACTCAGATCTCTTGCTTCATAGAATTTTAAAAGCTCAAAATGACCCTAAAATCAGCAACTACCTAATGCTAGGCATAGATGAGCTTTGCGCTAATTTAAATATATTAGAAAGAGAAGCCGATAAGGTCGCTTGGGATTTTATGGATCGCAAATTTGCTCGTTGGGCAGCTAAAAATATAGGCCAAACATTTAAATGCTTTATAGAAGAGAGCACCAATCAATCAATAGCTAGATTAGATGATGAGTTAAAAGGCGCTAGAATATTTTTAAGTGATTTTTGTGAAATTCTAACCCCAGTTATGGTCAAAATCACAGATGTCGATATCCCAACAGCTAAGATAATTGGCAAAATAGTAGAGATTTTAGATGTATAA
- a CDS encoding HDOD domain-containing protein — protein sequence MNEAIYKSIKSLPPLDDTIIQIQQICSSDDSDIAELISVIQRDPMLTANILRSANSPLYGFSREITDINRAVALFGMATIRGFALAGTINKNFKIDLSPYKINETNFMDIATKQNALAFNWCNQIDRELLNIISPASFMMDIGKIIIAKELIESNKSDKFASQLQSISTPKELSQLEISMVGISSQLVTAQIFKNWNLEPEIANAIRYLLDPDDAPESIKNQCQILNIISNSINIFGTLSQKQIDSSKELLKLYGLDIQPYLNAVEKVSN from the coding sequence ATGAATGAAGCAATATACAAAAGTATAAAATCCCTACCACCACTTGATGATACCATTATCCAAATTCAACAAATTTGTAGTAGTGATGATAGCGATATAGCAGAGCTAATCAGCGTAATCCAACGAGACCCGATGCTAACAGCAAATATTTTACGCTCAGCCAATAGTCCATTATATGGATTTAGCAGAGAGATAACTGATATTAATAGAGCTGTGGCGTTATTTGGGATGGCGACCATTAGGGGATTTGCCCTTGCTGGTACAATCAATAAAAACTTCAAAATCGATCTATCACCATATAAAATTAACGAAACCAACTTTATGGATATAGCAACCAAGCAAAATGCTCTAGCATTTAACTGGTGTAATCAAATCGATCGTGAGCTTTTAAATATCATATCTCCGGCTAGTTTTATGATGGATATAGGCAAGATTATAATCGCCAAAGAGCTGATAGAATCTAATAAATCAGATAAATTCGCATCACAATTACAGAGCATTTCAACCCCAAAAGAGCTATCTCAATTAGAGATAAGTATGGTAGGAATCTCTAGTCAGCTAGTAACAGCGCAGATATTTAAAAATTGGAATTTAGAACCTGAGATTGCTAATGCTATTAGATATCTATTAGATCCTGATGATGCACCAGAATCAATAAAAAATCAGTGCCAAATACTAAATATCATAAGCAATAGCATAAATATCTTTGGTACTCTATCGCAAAAGCAAATAGATAGCTCAAAAGAGCTTTTGAAGTTATACGGACTTGATATACAACCATATCTAAACGCTGTAGAAAAAGTAAGCAATTGA
- the ilvC gene encoding ketol-acid reductoisomerase gives MAITVYYDKDCDLSLIRSKKVAMIGFGSQGHAHAENLRDSGVEVIIGLNPNGKSWAKAEAKGFKVMSVSEATKAADVVMILTPDELQADIFKAEIEPNLKSGSAIAFGHGFNIHYGQIVPPKGIDCIMIAPKAPGHTVRNEFVNGGGIPDLIAVAQDASGKAKDIALSYASAIGGGRTGIIETTFKAETETDLFGEQAVLCGGLCALINAGFETLVEAGYEPEMAYFECLHEMKLIVDLIYQGGMADMRYSISNTAEFGDYVSGRRVVDERSKAAMKEILKEIQDGTFAKNFILERKAGYTKMNAERKLSDESLLNKTGEKLRAMMPWINKGKLVNKDKN, from the coding sequence ATGGCAATAACAGTTTATTACGATAAAGATTGTGATTTAAGCCTAATTAGATCTAAAAAAGTCGCAATGATAGGCTTTGGTTCTCAAGGTCACGCCCATGCTGAAAATTTAAGAGATAGTGGCGTAGAGGTTATCATAGGATTAAATCCAAATGGCAAAAGTTGGGCAAAAGCCGAGGCTAAGGGCTTTAAAGTTATGAGCGTAAGTGAAGCGACAAAAGCAGCTGATGTTGTGATGATACTGACTCCTGATGAATTACAAGCTGATATATTTAAAGCTGAGATTGAGCCGAATTTAAAAAGCGGTAGCGCAATCGCTTTTGGCCATGGATTTAATATCCATTATGGTCAAATCGTCCCACCAAAGGGAATTGATTGTATCATGATAGCACCAAAAGCACCAGGCCACACTGTGAGAAATGAATTTGTAAATGGCGGCGGTATCCCAGATCTAATAGCAGTAGCACAAGACGCATCAGGCAAGGCTAAGGATATAGCATTAAGTTATGCTAGTGCCATTGGTGGTGGTAGAACTGGTATTATAGAAACTACTTTTAAAGCCGAGACTGAAACCGATCTATTTGGTGAACAAGCTGTATTGTGTGGCGGACTTTGTGCGCTTATAAATGCTGGATTTGAGACCTTAGTAGAGGCTGGATATGAGCCTGAAATGGCATATTTTGAGTGCTTACATGAGATGAAATTAATCGTAGATCTAATCTACCAAGGTGGTATGGCTGATATGAGATATTCTATCTCTAATACTGCTGAATTTGGGGATTATGTAAGTGGCAGACGAGTAGTAGATGAGAGATCAAAAGCAGCTATGAAAGAGATCTTAAAAGAGATCCAAGATGGTACATTCGCTAAAAACTTTATCTTAGAAAGAAAAGCTGGTTATACTAAGATGAATGCTGAACGCAAATTAAGCGATGAAAGCTTACTAAATAAAACTGGCGAAAAATTAAGAGCTATGATGCCTTGGATCAATAAAGGTAAATTAGTAAATAAAGATAAAAACTAA
- a CDS encoding divergent polysaccharide deacetylase family protein, translating into MAKRSKNSTSNNEVLVYLGIFLSIGIIIVVVYLVLNSKSSQKQVFEPKAIEKIDRYFADKTRDYSILDTAQNATQIEQNATKNIIQIDENITQIDRLKDEINSNQSIKSQYNPPKKPIVDRPKLAIIIDDISTFHQAKKIKSLNLNITPSIFPPSANYPNSARVANEFEFYMIHLPLEAMNYQAQEKNTLKVGDSSDKIESEISKIRSNFPKAIYINNHTGSKFTSDYDSLKKLFIAFKKHNMIFIDSYTTKDSKAKILSSEFGNKYLKRDVFIDNTKDEKAIINKLKEAIKIAQKSGFAIAIGHPYEQTFKALKGFKSELESQVDIIFLRDLYEIYN; encoded by the coding sequence TTGGCAAAGCGTAGCAAAAATAGCACCTCAAATAACGAGGTGCTAGTATATTTAGGTATATTTTTATCTATTGGGATTATTATTGTCGTAGTATATCTAGTGCTAAATAGCAAAAGTAGTCAAAAGCAGGTTTTTGAGCCTAAGGCTATAGAGAAAATTGATAGGTATTTTGCCGATAAAACAAGGGATTATAGCATTTTAGATACCGCTCAAAATGCCACGCAAATAGAGCAAAACGCCACTAAAAATATTATCCAAATAGATGAAAATATCACACAAATAGATAGATTAAAAGATGAAATCAATAGTAATCAAAGTATAAAATCACAATACAATCCACCTAAAAAGCCTATTGTAGATAGACCAAAATTAGCAATAATTATAGATGATATATCTACTTTTCATCAAGCTAAAAAGATTAAATCACTAAATTTAAATATCACACCATCAATTTTCCCACCGAGTGCCAACTATCCAAATAGCGCAAGAGTAGCTAATGAATTTGAGTTTTATATGATTCATTTACCACTTGAAGCTATGAATTATCAAGCGCAAGAGAAAAATACTCTAAAAGTAGGTGATAGCAGCGATAAAATAGAGTCTGAAATTAGCAAAATTAGATCAAATTTTCCAAAGGCAATATATATAAATAACCACACAGGAAGCAAATTTACAAGCGATTATGACTCTTTAAAAAAGCTCTTCATAGCCTTTAAAAAACACAATATGATATTTATAGATAGCTACACGACTAAAGATTCTAAGGCTAAGATTTTAAGCAGTGAGTTTGGGAATAAATATTTAAAAAGAGATGTTTTTATAGATAATACCAAAGATGAAAAAGCTATAATAAATAAGCTAAAAGAGGCTATAAAAATAGCTCAAAAAAGTGGCTTTGCTATAGCGATTGGGCATCCATATGAGCAGACTTTTAAGGCTTTGAAGGGCTTTAAAAGTGAGTTAGAGAGCCAAGTTGATATAATATTTTTAAGAGATTTATATGAAATTTATAACTGA
- a CDS encoding DNA-processing protein DprA, whose product MKFITDFNLNSNFKNPPQKLYYKGNLELLNSPKVAIVGSRKCSSYTKNMTLNLASTLKKYGVCVVSGAAIGVDIHAHTGAYPHTIAVFGNGLDQIYPLQNAKMIKDIYQNSLALSAYEPGIVAKGWQFLERNLITVALSDAVVVAQADIKSGSMSSAKAAIKFGIPLYVLPQRLGESSGTNELLASGKAQIITDFDKFAMKFGLRNYDQNSDEIIEFIKQNSNFDECYSKFGDIIYDYELDGKIAIDGIYVRIL is encoded by the coding sequence ATGAAATTTATAACTGACTTTAATCTAAACTCAAATTTCAAAAACCCACCACAAAAGCTATATTATAAAGGAAATTTAGAGTTATTAAATTCGCCAAAAGTAGCAATTGTCGGCTCACGAAAATGCTCATCTTATACCAAAAATATGACCCTAAATCTCGCTTCAACGCTCAAAAAATATGGAGTTTGTGTAGTTAGCGGTGCGGCAATTGGCGTAGATATCCATGCTCACACTGGTGCGTATCCGCATACAATTGCGGTTTTCGGCAATGGATTAGATCAAATTTATCCATTACAAAATGCCAAAATGATAAAAGATATCTATCAAAACTCATTAGCATTAAGCGCATATGAGCCAGGCATCGTAGCAAAGGGGTGGCAATTTTTGGAGCGAAATTTAATCACAGTAGCCCTAAGCGACGCAGTTGTAGTAGCTCAAGCTGATATTAAAAGTGGCTCTATGAGTAGTGCTAAGGCGGCTATTAAATTTGGAATTCCGCTCTATGTATTACCTCAAAGACTTGGTGAGAGTAGTGGAACTAATGAGTTATTAGCAAGTGGCAAAGCGCAGATTATTACTGATTTTGATAAATTTGCTATGAAATTTGGGCTGAGAAATTATGATCAAAATAGCGATGAGATCATTGAGTTTATCAAACAAAATTCAAATTTTGATGAGTGTTATTCTAAATTTGGAGATATTATCTATGATTATGAGCTAGATGGCAAAATCGCTATTGATGGAATTTATGTGAGAATTTTATGA
- the ruvX gene encoding Holliday junction resolvase RuvX has translation MIVGVDIGLKRIGIAISPDGKIAIPTTPILRKNRNQAARDLDSMLRDNGAKILVVGLPKGGSCQDEMERRITHFISLLNFDGEVHYQDESYSSVEASELVGDRRDGKFDSVAAMIILERFLKR, from the coding sequence ATGATAGTTGGGGTTGATATAGGACTTAAAAGAATTGGCATAGCTATAAGCCCAGATGGTAAAATCGCTATCCCAACCACACCAATCTTGCGTAAAAATCGCAATCAAGCCGCAAGAGATCTTGATAGTATGCTAAGGGATAATGGAGCCAAAATCTTGGTTGTAGGCTTGCCAAAGGGTGGCAGCTGCCAAGATGAGATGGAGCGTAGGATTACTCACTTTATCTCTCTTTTAAATTTCGATGGAGAAGTGCATTATCAAGATGAATCTTATAGTAGCGTTGAAGCTAGCGAGCTAGTAGGAGATAGGCGAGATGGTAAATTCGATAGCGTAGCGGCGATGATAATTTTGGAGAGATTTTTAAAAAGATGA
- a CDS encoding RsmB/NOP family class I SAM-dependent RNA methyltransferase, which translates to MNFKDYLKSSLNKADFQRVWDSFFEPKSVGFYLNLLKFDRDYIISNLDDLGVEFREILPNFYLCKAEFKEILTHSELFNKGAIYIQNPSSYLAVLALNPAKNDIVLDMCASPGGKSIALANMMGYGADLAVMESDSKRFYTLKANLNKYGCEWVRTYNKDARSISRSCVGRFDKILLDAPCSSYSHFGDGFVEKSAKEIKSLSKLQKQLLNSALSALKPGGCVVYSTCTFFECENEEVIQNALGSKFDISIQPISFGLKSEIVSEFGLRILPDCDMDAFFLAKIVKNN; encoded by the coding sequence ATGAATTTTAAAGATTATCTAAAATCTAGTTTAAATAAGGCTGATTTTCAAAGGGTTTGGGATAGCTTTTTTGAGCCTAAAAGCGTTGGATTTTATCTAAATTTGCTGAAATTTGATAGGGATTATATTATTTCAAATTTAGATGATTTGGGGGTTGAATTTAGGGAGATTTTGCCAAATTTTTATCTATGTAAGGCTGAATTTAAAGAGATTTTGACTCACTCTGAGTTATTTAATAAAGGAGCGATATATATTCAAAATCCAAGTAGCTATCTAGCAGTTTTAGCTCTAAATCCAGCTAAAAATGATATCGTTTTAGATATGTGTGCTAGCCCAGGTGGAAAGAGCATTGCACTAGCAAATATGATGGGATATGGGGCGGATTTGGCGGTGATGGAGAGTGATAGCAAGAGATTTTATACCTTAAAAGCAAATTTAAATAAATATGGTTGTGAGTGGGTGAGAACCTACAATAAAGACGCAAGGAGTATTTCAAGGAGCTGTGTGGGCAGATTTGATAAGATTTTGCTTGATGCGCCATGCTCTAGCTACTCTCATTTTGGTGATGGATTTGTAGAAAAATCAGCCAAAGAGATAAAATCTCTCTCAAAGCTACAAAAACAGCTTTTAAACTCAGCGTTAAGTGCTTTAAAGCCAGGCGGGTGCGTGGTTTATAGCACTTGTACATTTTTTGAGTGTGAGAATGAAGAGGTGATTCAAAATGCCTTGGGATCTAAATTTGATATTAGTATCCAGCCTATTAGCTTTGGTTTAAAAAGCGAGATTGTGAGCGAATTTGGGCTTAGGATTTTGCCAGATTGTGATATGGACGCATTTTTCTTAGCTAAAATTGTGAAAAATAATTAA
- the purU gene encoding formyltetrahydrofolate deformylase, which translates to MDYILKIDCNDEKGLILRVSEIVFKHGLNYVSTSEFVDHENSRFYMRAVVVGQVNTIEFQNTLSAYLPSDSVIFFEAIKKKDIVILATKENHCLGDLLIKHSSKDLNANILAIIANHDTLRPLSDKFDIPFTCISADGLDRVEHEKLVLKELEKYKFDYMVLAKYMRILSPDFVKRYPKKIINIHHSFLPAFIGANPYKQAYERGVKIIGATAHFVTDDLDEGPIITQDVIRVNHEMNWKDMQKAGRDVEKVVLSNALELVFDERVFVYDNKTVIF; encoded by the coding sequence GTGGATTATATTTTAAAGATTGATTGTAATGATGAAAAAGGGCTTATATTAAGAGTTAGCGAGATTGTATTTAAGCATGGATTAAACTATGTTAGCACTAGTGAGTTTGTAGATCATGAAAATAGTAGATTCTATATGCGTGCGGTGGTTGTAGGGCAGGTAAATACAATTGAGTTTCAAAACACTCTAAGTGCCTATTTGCCAAGTGATAGTGTAATATTTTTTGAAGCTATTAAGAAAAAAGATATAGTGATCCTAGCGACAAAAGAGAATCACTGCTTAGGTGATCTGCTTATTAAACATAGTAGCAAGGATCTAAACGCAAATATCTTAGCTATCATAGCCAATCACGATACCTTGCGTCCATTGAGTGATAAATTTGATATTCCATTTACCTGTATTAGTGCTGATGGATTAGATAGGGTTGAGCATGAAAAATTGGTCTTAAAAGAGTTAGAAAAATATAAATTTGATTATATGGTTTTGGCAAAATATATGAGAATTTTAAGCCCTGATTTTGTCAAGCGATATCCAAAAAAGATTATCAATATCCATCACTCATTTTTACCAGCTTTTATAGGGGCAAATCCGTATAAACAAGCTTATGAGCGTGGTGTGAAGATTATCGGAGCCACAGCGCATTTTGTTACTGATGATTTGGATGAAGGGCCGATAATCACTCAAGATGTAATAAGGGTAAATCACGAGATGAATTGGAAAGATATGCAAAAAGCTGGTAGAGATGTCGAAAAAGTGGTGCTTAGCAATGCTTTAGAGTTAGTTTTTGATGAGAGAGTTTTTGTTTATGATAATAAAACGGTGATATTTTAA
- a CDS encoding tRNA (cytidine(34)-2'-O)-methyltransferase produces MFNIVLVNPKIHTNTGSIGRMCVNCGAKLHLVKPLGFEIDDKHLRRAGLDYWASLNPVIWENLDSFLEANLEFKDRFFFATTKCNKLYFEAEFKPWDYLFFGGEDCGLPLDLMRLNRDNCITIPMTSQGRSLNLATSVGIITFEAIRQNIDKFDFRDMVCEF; encoded by the coding sequence ATGTTTAATATCGTGCTTGTAAATCCCAAAATTCACACAAATACTGGAAGTATCGGTAGAATGTGTGTTAATTGTGGAGCTAAATTACACTTAGTTAAGCCTTTGGGATTTGAGATTGATGATAAGCATTTAAGGCGTGCGGGGCTAGATTATTGGGCGAGCTTAAATCCTGTGATTTGGGAGAATTTGGATAGCTTTTTAGAAGCAAATTTGGAATTTAAAGATAGATTTTTCTTTGCGACTACTAAGTGTAATAAGCTATATTTTGAAGCTGAGTTTAAGCCGTGGGATTATCTATTTTTTGGTGGTGAGGATTGTGGATTGCCACTTGATTTAATGCGATTAAATAGGGATAATTGTATCACTATACCTATGACTAGTCAAGGTAGGAGCTTGAATTTAGCCACTAGTGTTGGGATTATTACTTTTGAAGCTATCCGCCAAAATATAGATAAATTTGATTTTAGGGATATGGTATGCGAATTTTAA